In Hippoglossus hippoglossus isolate fHipHip1 chromosome 24, fHipHip1.pri, whole genome shotgun sequence, a single genomic region encodes these proteins:
- the LOC117758791 gene encoding proline-rich protein HaeIII subfamily 1-like produces the protein MVAGKRNNQAIPGDNPPPTGSNQALPGDNPPPTGSNQAIPGDNPPPTGSNQALPGSNQALPGNNPPPTGSNQAIPGNNPPPTGSNQAIPGSNQAIPGNNPPPTGSNQAIPGSNQALPGDNPPPTGSNQAIPGDNPPPTGSNQALPGSNQALPGNNPPPTGSNQALPGNNPPPTGSNQAIPGNNPPPTGSNQALPGSNQALPGNNPPPTGSNQAIPGNNPPPTGSNQAIPGNNPPPTVSNRPFQVNLVLLQQCFLSEEQRSW, from the exons ATGGTGGCCGGGAAGC GTAATAACCAGGCCATTCCAGGTGATAACCCTCCCCCTACAGGTAGTAACCAGGCCCTTCCAGGTGATAACCCTCCCCCTACAG GTAGTAACCAGGCCATTCCAGGTGATAACCCTCCCCCTACAGGTAGTAACCAGGCCCTTCCAG GTAGTAACCAGGCCCTTCCAGGTAATAACCCTCCCCCTACAGGTAGTAACCAGGCCATTCCAGGTAATAACCCTCCCCCTACAGGTAGTAACCAGGCCATTCCAG GTAGTAACCAGGCCATTCCAGGTAATAACCCTCCCCCTACAGGTAGTAACCAGGCCATTCCAG GTAGTAACCAGGCCCTTCCAGGTGATAACCCTCCCCCTACAG GTAGTAACCAGGCCATTCCAGGTGATAACCCTCCCCCTACAGGTAGTAACCAGGCCCTTCCAG GTAGTAACCAGGCCCTTCCAGGTAATAACCCTCCCCCTACAGGTAGTAACCAGGCCCTTCCAGGTAATAACCCTCCCCCTACAGGTAGTAACCAGGCCATTCCAGGTAATAACCCTCCCCCTACAGGTAGTAACCAGGCCCTTCCAG GTAGTAACCAGGCCCTTCCAGGTAATAACCCTCCCCCTACAGGTAGTAACCAGGCCATTCCAGGTAATAACCCTCCCCCTACAGGTAGTAACCAGGCCATTCCAGGTAATAACCCTCCCCCTACAGTTAGTAACAGGCCCTTCCAG GTGAACctcgtcctcctgcagcagtgCTTTCTGAGCGAGGAGCAGAGAAGCTGGTGA
- the insm1a gene encoding insulinoma-associated protein 1a, translated as MPRGFLVKRNRKTNPVSYRVRSDEEDAEPAAADAPPSLPPSSSSSASLFSVPVRAQTPTPTCGAAATAPEQGARPVQFGNPEAVYQPLYSPTRPVSQEHERSYFESRFHLGSPVSAESFPTPAALTAMDHLFAPVDLKIASSNSSRTGTSSSSTGMHPTASSTGMHPTASSTGTHPTASSTGMHPTASSTGTHPTASSTRTHPTASSTRTHPTSSSTRTHPTSSSTRTHPAAGTKRPSSDTERKSKPASKKTKAFRKLHFEDDVTTSPVLGLKIKEAPVDQKPLRPPSAGGDHHPLGEFVCQLCREAYVDPFALAQHKCSRIIRVEYRCPECDKVFSCPANLASHRRWHKPKQQSPAEGDKVPASGKPAPEEAKDSSDRDTPSPGPSESGSEEGLYDCHHCGKKFKRQAYLRKHVASQHGAKPAEEEGDAACEQSAAPLNLSSSTGHMCPVCGESFSSRGAQERHIRLLHSSQVYSCKYCPAIFYSSPGLTRHINKCHPSENRQVILLQVPLRPAC; from the coding sequence ATGCCCCGAGGATTCCTGGTGAAGAGGAACCGGAAAACCAACCCGGTGTCGTACCGGGTTCGGTCTGACGAGGAGGACGCGGAGCCGGCGGCAGCAGACGCGCCTCCATCGCtgcctccgtcctcctcctcctccgcgtCTCTCTTCTCCGTCCCGGTGCGCGCACAGACGCCGACGCCCACCTGCGGGGCGGCGGCCACAGCTCCGGAGCAGGGCGCTAGACCGGTTCAGTTCGGGAACCCGGAGGCGGTGTACCAGCCGCTGTACAGCCCCACCCGCCCCGTCAGCCAGGAGCACGAGCGCTCCTACTTCGAGAGTCGCTTCCACCTCGGATCACCGGTTTCCGCGGAGTCGTTCCCCACCCCGGCGGCGCTCACCGCCATGGATCACCTCTTCGCCCCGGTGGACCTGAAGATCGCCTCCAGCAACAGCAGCCGAACCggcaccagcagctcctccaccgGGATGCACCCCACCGCCTCCTCCACCGGGATGCACCCCACCGCCTCCTCCACCGGGACGCACCCCACCGCCTCCTCCACCGGGATGCACCCCACCGCCTCCTCCACCGGGACGCACCCCACCGCCTCCTCTACCAGGACGCACCCCACCGCCTCCTCCACCAGGACgcaccccacctcctcctccaccaggacgcaccccacctcctcctccaccaggacGCACCCCGCCGCCGGGACCAAGCGACCGTCCAGCGACACCGAGCGCAAAAGCAAACCGGCGTCCAAGAAAACCAAAGCCTTCCGGAAACTGCACTTTGAGGATGATGTCACCACGTCTCCGGTTCTCGGGCTCAAGATTAAAGAGGCTCCGGTGGACCAGAAGCCTCTCAGACCTCCGTCCGCCGGAGGAGACCACCACCCGCTGGGAGAGTTCGTGTGCCAGCTGTGCCGGGAGGCGTACGTGGACCCGTTCGCTCTGGCGCAGCACAAGTGCTCCAGGATCATCCGGGTCGAGTACCGGTGTCCGGAGTGCGACAAGGTGTTCAGCTGCCCGGCGAACCTGGCCTCGCACCGGCGCTGGCACAAACCGAAACAGCAGAGCCCAGCGGAGGGCGACAAGGTCCCCGCGTCCGGTAAACCAGCACCGGAGGAGGCGAAGGACTCTAGTGACAGGGACACCCCCAGCCCCGGGCCGTCCGAGTCCGGCTCCGAGGAGGGACTGTACGACTGCCACCACTGTGGGAAGAAGTTTAAACGTCAGGCGTACCTGCGGAAACACGTGGCGTCGCAGCACGGAGCCAAgccggcggaggaggagggggacgcGGCCTGCGAGCAGAGCGCAGCGCCGCTGAACCTGAGCTCCTCCACCGGCCACATGTGTCCGGTGTGCGGGGAGAGCTTCAGCAGCCGCGGCGCTCAGGAGCGACACATCCGCCTGCTGCACTCCTCACAGGTGTACTCGTGCAAATACTGCCCCGCCATCTTCTACAGCTCCCCGGGACTCACCAGACACATCAACAAGTGCCACCCGTCCGAGAACCGGCAGGTGATCCTGCTGCAGGTGCCGCTGCGCCCCGCCTGCTGA
- the LOC117758768 gene encoding bifunctional protein GlmU-like, with product MSSAGGGSALRVHAVRFGPGQELLGSLQTFVQERRLRAPFIITCVGSVTKATLRLANATATNTNEMIHLSGRYEIVSLVGTVNPEAHLHICLSDAEGRTVGGHVLGGLEVFTTAEVVVGEALDLQFTREMDVHTGFPELVVQPRSQAEK from the exons ATG AGTTCAGCTGGAGGGGGCTCGGCCCTGCGGGTGCACGCCGTGCGGTTCGGCCCGGGTCAGGAGCTGCTGGGGTCTCTGCAGACGTTCGTGCAGGAGCGGCGACTGCGAGCGCCGTTCATCATCACCTGCGTGGGCAGCGTCACCAAGGCAACGCTCCGGCTGGCCAACGCCACGGCGACAAACACAAATGAG ATGATCCACCTGAGCGGTCGGTACGAGATCGTCTCCCTGGTCGGCACCGTGAACCCAGAGGCCCACCTCCACATCTGCCTGTCGGACGCGGAGGGCAGGACCGTCGGGGGTCACGTGCTGGGGGGTCTGGAGGTGTTCACCACGGCCGAGGTGGTCGTCGGGGAGGCGCTGGACCTGCAGTTCACCAGAGAGATGGACGTGCACACGGGTTTCCCCGAGCTCGTGGTGCAGCCGCGGTCGCAGGCGGAGAAATGA